The following coding sequences are from one Plasmodium gaboni strain SY75 chromosome 10, whole genome shotgun sequence window:
- a CDS encoding histone deacetylase 2, whose translation MKKKITNHKKKNENTNLNIDHDNTLDNNDIIPQIDNMFKNLIVDSYKSINDINKYMRESNLQYNEKKNKKNKTHPLDSKNNATRKYSKYRRNEQNINKDINYNDIQNNDDIKKYDYKLKYDEDITYDDKENNSDVVIIGYKNIKKGKKKISLNSFDSELSPQSNTSPIYIKKKINEINYHFIQKKKKKKKKKKKKKKKKKKKKKKKKSDINIKYAKKLSINKKNKKTEKIKKNNKNNENNKRNKKIKSGHINNVKKVKRNKKSSLTENLNDSLFSNDEQINANKYILDKLLFSLKNNTDTNIHKKKNFYIEYEGHDDFTSLNSKENSNDYLLYMDDDEINNNKNKIYNSTYSTTKKKNLYMSHKDIYDNYSFNNNNNNKINIYNKHSMFSNYKYTTHCEDKIPLQMTHEIYEQAINSRNYYKHNKIFEKERIKRKMKKMKDLNLLKDNVEYDCIGFVCDEEYMCEKLHFDENHVESPDRIKCIIKALKEKKLINKMVQIKCREALYDEIRECHSSTHINNIFYSLKKKLKHNNQSVIYPFDKHDTYYTSYTGTVSIRAIGGLLNLCDAILCDKKDKFKYIDFKKSLRYNYDFYKNLNTNSIKRNYHSKKMYHEKFLRRSKSESSLYRTSTNYHAFNNLDLFRNNNNVYKMNKFNEKNQKIKKKNNNNNNSNSNINCSIYNYKNEINVQSHLPNINNVIINDNIISDENNLGVDPDDCNYHNEKDEHTNESSNEENNINQKKDCINHTNSSNNSYYNENDQSDSIHNNNINNESAIGNRLSICDKLSISNKLSISNNSNHEDMIVPTALKKDEEIIDYHKNTDEILECNNKNVIESEYLYKICEKDNCSNNFEENFKNNTFFNSNNSDIFNLPYRSYSSTIYNMNDCNDVNTFTDINCGFAAIRPPGHHCSRSHPSGFCIFNNISVACKYIFKKYGIRKVFIFDWDVHHDNGTQEIFYGDKDVLCFSIHRFDKKVDEKVKKKKKRANKKRNKSKNKNIDGDEIEKDDEKKKKKKKNDPKKNDDSKKNNDDKNHNDDKNHSDEKNHNDEKNNNNESIHNDNNKNNKIISQGEKRIKFDKSPNSDKKYKKKNKKSKKIYEENLFYPRTGAKNELGEKEGYKFNINVPLEKGYNNCDVYYVFKYLLLPILEKFRPEFIFISCGFDASINDPLGECNLTHNLYQWMTFQLKHFANIFCNGRIILVLEGGYNLNYLPKCTIACIKALIKKNRNTTRDKEFIKRLQCNNDNNKEMNILNDQKEYISNEDSSKILLNGNEQKKEKKENDENDENNKNECDNMNDHEIINNNNIMYDKDYLNNYNLDNNTDERFKKNKNYDESFVGTNCIQNNEFVDYPKNNFSNKNNMSDHVNFYKLKCSSYDKYNNKDINYYFRKLYTNNNNVVSRTKELITSGLLHYSTYKVIKYFLNVLKGEPYHLDIELPTYNEFIKKKKLEGREINPERKIKIKINKSSQVIKNNHYFNSNEIMNSYMQNKLNKLKHINNNISNMNIHDMFIKKKSFKYTDSSTTISNMSQSDLYLSNDDINYSSSCSSTCNRRKVILLNKLKLKINRGLNNIYNNNNNSSNNNLLHTEKKKKKNYIYKKKKKQINDIININGELQMKGSKRNTKQKNENNKIYQNDKIYQNDNICQNDKIYQNDKLCQNDKICQNDNLNSNKNKSKRKIKTNQNKLFSANLLNHKNKNNINNTHKRHSHLTHINDDNHVEGPNSSNENHINNYYMNCDLTNLKYNENQVLNTFNMYTKIKKGFIFFYGSGHRNQWILPVHNKITKIIKLCSESEAFFYAWLYLSCLKEINISRTKNNYTFILDNKETIENVSIQLPFDEREHILCKQFIKFTVPCYHIFLKRNQINSISQKENKEINDDNSTPKISNNTFMDYMKKTYIEWSASKIFKNKESTEYNDTNNAGNNMIYKISSNEKSNMLKNDDSLYPLDINTNIQEEAQVEEEEEHKTAICLSNVLSSMRHPCVMDIKMGIRLYGDDCNEESIQKKIEKAKNRSCLSHGFHLTSLIGWSKKKKEPFFISKEDAHSIKDDENFVQAFISYFTACDNIHLSILLIKKILIILEEMKIFFVEQNYFAFYGTSLLFVFDSDPSKKENEDNFSSKDKIEKKNLQTSNVIMSNDNINSNDEQNNSFYYKDKKNKLCDQDKINFEEILNFKLKIEKVFYESLSNQERNVIIQNKLNQKILKSVHVYIIDFAHASLNKNQSDEGFLLGITSLQRVMDKTIKLIKELYISDTDIINDTI comes from the coding sequence atgaaaaaaaaaattacaaatcataaaaaaaaaaatgagaatACCAACTTAAATATTGATCACGATAATACActtgataataatgatataattcCACAAATAGACAACATGTTTAAAAACCTTATTGTAGACAGTTATAAAAGTATTAACgatataaacaaatatatgaGAGAATCCAACTTAcaatataatgaaaaaaaaaataaaaaaaataaaacacACCCCTTAGatagtaaaaataatgCAACTAGGAAATATAGTAAATATAGAAGAAATGAACAGAATATTAATAAAGacataaattataatgatatacaaaataatgatgatattaaaaaatatgattataaattaaaatatgatgaaGATATTACTTATGACGACaaagaaaataatagtGATGTTGTCATAATAGgatataagaatataaaaaaaggaaaaaagaaaatatcTCTTAACAGTTTTGATAGTGAGCTAAGCCCACAAAGTAATACATCtcctatatatataaaaaaaaaaattaatgaaattaattatcatttcatacaaaaaaaaaaaaaaaaaaaaaaaaaaaaaaaaaaaaaaaaaaaaaaaaaaaaaaaaaaaaaaaaaaaaaaaaaaagtgacataaatataaaatatgcaaaaaaattatcaattaataaaaaaaataaaaaaactgaaaaaattaaaaaaaataataaaaataatgaaaataataaaagaaataaaaagattAAATCAGgtcatataaataatgttaAGAAAGTcaaaagaaataaaaaatcCTCGTTAACAGAAAATCTAAATGATTCTCTTTTTAGTAATGATGAACAAATTAATgcaaataaatatatactcgataaattattattttctttgAAGAATAATACAGATAcaaatatacataaaaagaaaaatttttatattgaaTATGAAGGTCATGATGATTTTACAAGTTTAAATAGTAAAGAAAATTCAAACGATtacttattatatatggatgatgatgaaataaataataataagaataaaatatataattcaacATATAGCActaccaaaaaaaaaaatttatatatgtcacataaagatatatatgataactactcttttaataataataataataataaaatcaatatatataataaacattCCATGTTTAGTAATTACAAATATACAACACATTGTGAAGATAAAATACCACTTCAAATGACACATgaaatatatgaacaaGCAATAAATAGTCGgaattattataaacataataaaatttttgaaaaagaaagaataaaaagaaaaatgaagaaaatgaaagaTCTAAACcttttaaaagataatgTAGAATATGATTGTATTGGTTTTGTTTGTGATGAAGAATATATGTGTGAAAAATTACATTTTGATGAGAATCATGTAGAAAGTCCAGATCGTATTAAATGCATTATTAAAGctttaaaagaaaagaaattaattaataaaatggttcaaataaaatgtaGAGAAGCTTTATATGATGAAATTAGAGAATGTCATTCAAGTAcacatattaataatattttttattcattaaaaaaaaaattaaaacataataatcAAAGTGTTATATATCCATTTGATAAACATGATACATATTATACATCATATACAGGAACTGTTTCTATTAGAGCTATCGGCGGTTTACTAAATTTATGTGATGCTATTTTATGtgataaaaaagataaatttaaatatatagatttTAAAAAGTCTTTACgttataattatgatttttataaaaatctTAATACTAATTCgataaaaagaaattatcACTCCAAAAAAATGTATCATGAAAAATTTTTAAGACGTTCAAAATCGGAGAGTAGTTTATATAGAACAAGTACTAACTACCATGCGTTTAATAATTTAGATTTATTTCGTAATAATAAcaatgtatataaaatgaataaattcaatgaaaaaaatcaaaaaataaaaaaaaaaaataacaataataataatagtaatagtaatataaattgttctatatataattataaaaatgagATAAACGTGCAAAGTCATTTACctaatataaataatgttattattaatgataatattatatctgatgaaaataatttagGGGTAGACCCGGATGATTGTAATTATCATAATGAGAAGGATGAACATACAAACGAATCATCCAATGAAgagaataatattaatcaaaaaaaagattGTATCAACCATACTAATAGTAGCAataattcttattataatgaaaatgatcAAAGTGATAGTATccataataataatataaataatgaatcTGCTATAGGTAATAGATTAAGTATATGTGATAAATTGAGCATATCTAATAAGTTAAGCATATCGAATAATAGTAATCATGAAGACATGATTGTTCCTACTGCTTTGAAGAAAGATGAAGAAATTATAGATTACCATAAAAACACAGATGAAATATTAgaatgtaataataaaaatgtaatcGAATCagaatatttatataaaatatgtgAGAAGGATAATTGttcaaataattttgaagagaattttaaaaataatacattctttaatagtaataattctgatatttttaatttacCATATAGAAGTTATTCTTCTActatttataatatgaatgattGTAATGATGTTAATACTTTTACTGATATTAATTGTGGATTCGCTGCAATTAGACCTCCTGGTCATCATTGTAGTAGGAGCCATCCTTCAGGTTTTTGCATTTTTAACAACATAAGTGTAGCTTGtaagtatatttttaaaaaatatgggATAAGAAAggtttttatttttgattGGGATGTGCATCATGATAATGGGACTcaagaaatattttatggCGACAAGGATGTTCTTTGTTTTTCTATACATCGATTTGATAAAAAGGTAGATGAAAAggttaaaaaaaaaaaaaagcgTGCCAATAAAAAGAGGAATAAgagtaaaaataaaaatatagatgGTGATGAAATTGAAAAggatgatgaaaaaaaaaaaaaaaaaaaaaaaaatgacCCTAAGAAGAATGATGATAGtaagaaaaataatgatgataaaaaccataatgatgataaaaacCATAGTGATGAGAAAAATCATAATGATGAGAAgaacaataataatgagAGCATCcataatgataataacaAGAATAATAAGATAATATCACAGGGTGAGAAAAGAATAAAGTTTGATAAATCACCTAATAGTGataaaaagtataaaaaaaaaaataagaaatctaaaaaaatatatgaagaaaatttattttatccTAGAACTGGTGCGAAAAATGAATTAGGAGAAAAGGAAGgatataaatttaatattaatgttCCATTAGAAAAAggatataataattgtgatgtatattatgtttttaaatatttattattgccaatattagaaaaattCAGACCagaatttatttttatttcttgTGGATTCGATGCATCAATTAATGATCCATTAGGAGAATGTAACTTAACACATAATTTATATCAATGGATGACTTTTCAATTAAAACATTTTgcaaatatattttgtaatgGCAGAATAATTTTAGTCTTAGAAGGTGGATACaatttaaattatctaCCTAAATGCACAATAGCTTGTATTAAAGcattaataaaaaaaaatagaaatacAACTAGAGACAAagaatttataaaaaggTTGCAATgtaataatgataataataaagaaatgAATATTTTGAATGATCAGAAGGAATATATTTCTAATGAAGATTCATCCAAAATATTGTTAAATGgaaatgaacaaaaaaaagaaaaaaaagaaaatgatgaaaatgatgaaaataataaaaacgaatgtgataatatgaatgatcATGAAATtatcaataataataatattatgtatgataaagattatttaaataattacaatttagataataatactGATGAGagatttaaaaaaaataaaaattatgatgaaTCCTTTGTTGGAACAAATTGtattcaaaataatgaatttGTGGATTACCctaaaaataattttagtaataaaaataatatgagTGATCATGtcaatttttataaattaaaatgttcatcatatgataaatataacaataaagatataaattattattttagaaaattatatacaaataataataatgtagTTTCACGAACTAAAGAATTAATTACAAGTGGGTTGTTACATTATTCTACTTATAAAgttattaaatattttttaaacGTATTAAAAGGAGAACCATACCATTTAGATATAGAATTACCAACATATAAtgaatttattaaaaaaaaaaaattggaAGGTAGAGAAATCAATCCagaaagaaaaattaaaattaaaattaataaatcatcacaagttattaaaaataatcattattttaataGTAATGAAATTATGAATTCATATATGcaaaataaattaaacaaattaaaacacataaataataatatatctaatatgaatatacatgatatgtttattaaaaaaaaaagttttaAATATACAGATTCTTCAACTACTATTTCTAATATGTCACAAAgtgatttatatttatcaaatgatgatattaatTATAGTAGTTCTTGTAGTAGTACTTGTAATCGTCGAAAGgtcattttattaaataaattaaaacTCAAAATAAATCGTGgtttgaataatatatataataataataataattcatctaataataatctATTGCAcacagaaaaaaaaaaaaaaaaaaattatatatataaaaaaaaaaaaaaacaaataaatgatattataaatattaatggTGAACTACAAATGAAAGGGTCAAAAAGGAAtacaaaacaaaaaaatgaaaataataaaatatatcaaaatgataaaatatatcaaaatgataatatatgtcaaaatgataaaatatatcaaaatgataaattatgtcaaaatgataaaatatgtcaaaatgataatttgaattctaataaaaataaatccaaaagaaaaattaaaactAATCAAAATAAACTATTCAGTGCTAATTTATTAAAccataaaaataaaaacaacATTAATAATACACATAAACGACATTCTCATTTAACACATattaatgatgataatCATGTAGAGGGTCCTAATTCTTCAAATgaaaatcatataaataattattatatgaacTGCGATTTAACCAATctaaaatataatgaaaatcAAGTATTAAATACCTTTAATATGTATAccaaaataaaaaaaggttttatatttttttatggAAGTGGTCATAGAAATCAATGGATTTTACCTgtacataataaaattaccaaaataattaaattgTGTTCAGAATCTGAAGCTTTCTTTTATGCTTGGCTATATCTTAGTTGcttaaaagaaataaatatttcaagAACAAAGAACAATTATACTTTCATCTTAGATAATAAGGAAACTATAGAAAATGTTTCTATTCAACTTCCTTTTGATGAACGTGAACATATTCTATGTAAAcaatttattaaattcaCAGTGCCTTgttatcatatatttttaaagcGAAATCAAATTAATAGTATTAGtcaaaaagaaaataaggaaattaatgatgataatagTACTCCTAAGATTAgtaataatacatttatggattatatgaaaaagaCATATATTGAATGGTCTGCATccaaaatttttaaaaataaggAATCGACAGAATATAATGATACAAATAATGCTGggaataatatgatatataaaatatcatcgaatgaaaaaagtaatatgttaaaaaatgatgattCTTTATATCCATTAGATATAAACACAAATATTCAAGAAGAAGCACAAGTTGAAGAAGAGGAAGAGCATAAAACTGCTATATGTCTAAGTAATGTTTTAAGTTCGATGAGACATCCTTGTGTTATGGATATTAAAATGGGAATTAGATTATATGGTGATGATTGTAATGAAGAATCTATACAAAAGAAAATTGAGAAAGCAAAAAATCGATCATGTTTATCACATGGTTTTCATTTAACTAGTTTAATAGGATGgtcaaaaaaaaagaaagaacCATTTTTTATATCGAAAGAAGATGCACATTCTATAAAAGATGACGAAAATTTCGTACAAGCATTTATATCTTATTTTACTGCATGTgataatatacatttatctatattattaataaaaaaaatacttaTCATATTAGaagaaatgaaaattttttttgtggaacaaaattattttgCATTTTATGGAACAAGTcttttatttgtatttgATTCAGATCCTtcaaaaaaagaaaatgaagataatttttcatcaaaagataaaatagaaaaaaaaaatctacAAACAAGCAATGTAATTATGtcaaatgataatattaactCAAATGATGAACAgaataattctttttattataaagataaaaaaaataaattatgtGATCAagataaaattaattttgaagaaatattaaactttaaattaaaaattgaaaaagTATTTTATGAATCTTTATCAAATCAAGAAAGAAATGTAATcatacaaaataaattaaatcAAAAAATTCTTAAAAGTGttcatgtatatataattgatTTTGCTCATGCAAgtttaaataaaaatcaGAGTGATGAAGGATTCTTATTGGGCATTACATCACTACAACGTGTAATGGATAAAACAATAAAGCTAATAAAAGAATTGTATATTTCTGATACggatataataaatgatactatataa